A genomic segment from Gossypium hirsutum isolate 1008001.06 chromosome D04, Gossypium_hirsutum_v2.1, whole genome shotgun sequence encodes:
- the LOC107948456 gene encoding tyrosine-protein phosphatase RLPH2: MTDPNNKPRTVICVGDIHGYLTKLLNLWSNLRSQIDPDSFNTATVIFLGDYCDRGPDTRKVIDFLITLPKRYSNQKHVFLSGNHDFAFGGFVGVLAGEFEAKETWMEYADNEEREGWYKGEGYEKMHLQGRRWGGWIKAKFNAAKGIDYKGSIYDAAPTFESYGVAHGSSELMKAVPEAHKKFLADMVWVHEEDDVCIETQEGVKHCKLIAVHAGLERGKNVREQLEFLKAKDARVPKVTDLSGRKDVWDIPKELTETILVSGHHGKLHIEGLRLIIDEGGGLEGNPVAAIVLPSMKIVRDTDNFS, encoded by the exons ATGACAGATCCCAACAACAAACCTAGAACTGTAATCTGCGTAGGGGACATTCATGGCTACCTTACCAAACTCCTCAATCTTTGGTCCAACCTCCGATCCCAAATCGACCCTGACTCCTTCAACACCGCCACCGTCATCTTCCTAGGCGATTACTGTGACCGTGGACCCGACACGCGCAAAGTGATAGATTTTTTAATCACCTTGCCCAAGCGATATTCAAATCAGAAGCATGTTTTTTTGTCGGGAAACCATGACTTCGCTTTCGGCGGGTTTGTGGGGGTGTTGGCGGGTGAGTTTGAAGCGAAGGAGACATGGATGGAGTATGCTGATAATGAGGAAAGAGAAGGGTGGTATAAGGGAGAAGGGTATGAAAAGATGCATTTGCAAGGGAGGAGATGGGGTGGTTGGATAAAGGCTAAGTTTAATGCTGCCAAGGGGATTGATTACAAAGGCTCAATTTATGATGCTGCTCCTACCTTTGAATCTTATGGAGTTGCTCATGGATCTTCTG AGTTGATGAAGGCTGTTCCAGAAGCCCACAAGAAATTTCTAGCAGATATGGTTTGGGTTCATGAAGAA GATGATGTCTGTATTGAGACACAGGAAGGAGTTAAGCATTGTAAATTAATTGCTGTACATGCTGGTTTAGAGAGAGGCAAAAATGTCCGAGAGcagttggaatttttgaaagcCAAGGATGCTCGTGTGCCCAAGGTCACAGATCTCAGTGGTAGAAAGGATGTTTGGGACATCCCCAAG GAGCTAACTGAAACAATTTTGGTGAGTGGTCACCATGGGAAACTTCACATAGAAGGTCTTAGATTGATCATTGACGAAGGCGGAGGATTGGAGGGTAATCCGGTGGCTGCAATTGTGCTTCCTTCAATGAAGATAGTCCGCGACACTGATAATTTTTCTTAG
- the LOC107948455 gene encoding dnaJ protein ERDJ2 isoform X2: protein MAVLIYYIKHTSHEVKVFEPFSILGLEHGASDSDIKKAYRRLSIQYHPDKNPDPEAHDYFVEYISKAYQALTDPVSRENFEKYGHPDGRQGLQMGIALPPFLLNIDGASGGILLLGIVGVCILLPLVLAVIYLSRSAKYTGNYVMHQTLSAYYYFMKPSLAPSKVLGVFIKAAEFMEIPVRRSDGEPLQKLFMLVRSELNLDLKNIRQEQAKFWKQHPALVKAELLIQAQLTRESKALTPALLRDFRRMLELSPRLLEELVKMALLPRTAQGHGWLRPAIGVVELSQNIIQAVPLSARKVAGGSSEGVAPFLQLPHFSEAIVKKIARKKVRTFQELRDMTLEDQVELLTQVAGLSSTETKDVEMVLEMMPSLTVDITCETEGEEGIQEGDIVTMHVWITLKRGSGLVAALPHAPYYPFFKEENFWLLLADPVSNDVWISQKVSFMEEAVAITAASKAIQELKEVSGASLKETNAAVREAVERVKSGSRLVMGKFQAPGEGNYNLTAFCLCDSWIGCDKKTNLKIKILKRSRAGTRTGALSEEGAGMEEGIEEEEQEEEDEYEDYESEYSEDEEDEKDSKRNGVVPAAGAAAAAESSDNE from the exons ATGGCGGTGCTGATATACTATATCAAGCATACAAGTCATGAG GTTAAAGTATTTGAGCCATTCAGTATTCTTGGTTTGGAACACGGAGCCTCAGATTCAGACATAAAGAAAGCATATAGGAGACTTTCCATACAGTATCATCCTGATAAAAATCCAGATCCAG AGGCCCATGATTATTTTGTTGAATACATTTCAAAGGCTTATCAGGCCCTGACAGATCCAGTCTCTCGGGAGAATTTTGAAAAGTATGGCCACCCTGATGGCAGGCAG GGGCTTCAAATGGGTATAGCGCTACCTCCATTCCTGTTGAATATTGATGGAGCATCAGGTGGAATACTTCTTTTGGGGATAGTTGGAGTATGCATCCTTCTTCCTTTGGTGTTGGCTGTTATATATCTTTCAAGATCAGCCAAATATACTGGAAATTATGTGATGCACCAAACATTGTCTGCCTACTACTATTTCATGAAACCTTCTTTAGCCCCAAG CAAGGTCCTGGGTGTATTTATAAAAGCTGCAGAATTCATGGAAATTCCAGTACGGCGAAGTGATGGGGAACCCCTTCAGAAATTATTTATGTTGGTTAGGAGTGAGCTAAACTTGGACCTTAAGAATATTCGCCAAGAACAAGCCAAGTTTTGGAAGCAGCATCCAGCTTTAGTAAAG GCAGAATTGTTGATCCAAGCCCAGTTGACTCGTGAGTCTAAAGCTCTGACACCAGCTTTGTTGCGTGATTTTAGACGTATGCTAGAGCTTTCACCCCGCCTTCTTGAGGAACTAGTGAAG ATGGCATTACTACCACGTACTGCTCAAGGGCATGGATGGTTGAGACCTGCTATTGGCGTGGTTGAGCTTTCTCAGAATATCATTCAG GCTGTTCCGCTAAGTGCTAGAAAGGTTGCTGGGGGATCTAGTGAAGGTGTTGCACCCTTTCTACAGTTGCCGCATTTTAGCGAGGCCATAGTTAAAAAGATAGCACGGAAG AAAGTGCGAACGTTTCAAGAGCTTCGTGACATGACCTTAGAAGACCAGGTTGAACTGCTGACTCAGGTTGCTGGATTATCTTCTACTGAAACCAAAGATGTGGAGATGGTTCTTGAAATGATGCCTTCCTTGACAGTTGATATCACGTGTGAAACAGAAGGTGAAGAGGGGATACAAGAGGGTGACATAGTCACTATGCATGTTTGGATCACACTCAAGCGTGGGAGTGGCCTAGTTGCTGCTCTTCCCCATGCTCCTTACTACCCCTTCTTCAAGGAGGAGAACTTTTGGTTACTGCTTGCGGACCCTGTCTCTAATGATGTGTGGATCTCCCAAAAGGTGAGCTTCATGGAGGAGGCTGTGGCCATAACTGCAGCGTCCAAAGCAATTcaggagttgaaggaagtgtcaGGGGCAAGTCTGAAGGAGACAAATGCAGCTGTTAGAGAAGCTGTTGAAAGAGTAAAAAGTGGGTCAAGGTTAGTCATGGGCAAGTTCCAGGCTCCTGGTGAAGGAAATTACAACTTGACTGCATTCTGCTTGTGCGACTCTTGGATCGGTTGTGATAAGAAGACAAACctaaagataaaaatattgaaaCGAAGTCGAGCCGGTACAAGGACTGGTGCCTTGTCAGAAGAGGGAGCTGGTATGGAAGAGGGGATTGAGGAGGAAGAGcaggaagaagaagatgaatatGAGGATTATGAGAGTGAATACAGCGAAGATGAAGAGGATGAAAAAGATTCGAAGAGGAATGGAGTTGTGCCCGCTGCTggtgctgctgctgctgctgaaAGTTCGGACAATGAGTGA
- the LOC107948455 gene encoding dnaJ protein ERDJ2 isoform X1, which produces MGASEENSALFPIFVFTIMALPLVPYTIVKILNTFSKKAMTIHCQCSVCSRSGKYRKSIFKRISNFSTCSNLTLVLLWIVMAVLIYYIKHTSHEVKVFEPFSILGLEHGASDSDIKKAYRRLSIQYHPDKNPDPEAHDYFVEYISKAYQALTDPVSRENFEKYGHPDGRQGLQMGIALPPFLLNIDGASGGILLLGIVGVCILLPLVLAVIYLSRSAKYTGNYVMHQTLSAYYYFMKPSLAPSKVLGVFIKAAEFMEIPVRRSDGEPLQKLFMLVRSELNLDLKNIRQEQAKFWKQHPALVKAELLIQAQLTRESKALTPALLRDFRRMLELSPRLLEELVKMALLPRTAQGHGWLRPAIGVVELSQNIIQAVPLSARKVAGGSSEGVAPFLQLPHFSEAIVKKIARKKVRTFQELRDMTLEDQVELLTQVAGLSSTETKDVEMVLEMMPSLTVDITCETEGEEGIQEGDIVTMHVWITLKRGSGLVAALPHAPYYPFFKEENFWLLLADPVSNDVWISQKVSFMEEAVAITAASKAIQELKEVSGASLKETNAAVREAVERVKSGSRLVMGKFQAPGEGNYNLTAFCLCDSWIGCDKKTNLKIKILKRSRAGTRTGALSEEGAGMEEGIEEEEQEEEDEYEDYESEYSEDEEDEKDSKRNGVVPAAGAAAAAESSDNE; this is translated from the exons ATGGGTGCTTCGGAGGAGAACAGTGCCTTGTTCCCAATCTTTGTGTTCACTATAATGGCTCTGCCATTAGTGCCATACACTATAGTTAAGATATTAAACACATTCTCGAAGAAGGCAATGACTATCCATTGCCAGTGTTCTGTGTGTTCTCGGTCTGGGAAGTATAGGAAATCAATTTTCAAACGG ATCTCGAACTTCTCAACTTGTAGTAATCTGACCCTTGTGCTTCTCTGGATTGTCATGGCGGTGCTGATATACTATATCAAGCATACAAGTCATGAG GTTAAAGTATTTGAGCCATTCAGTATTCTTGGTTTGGAACACGGAGCCTCAGATTCAGACATAAAGAAAGCATATAGGAGACTTTCCATACAGTATCATCCTGATAAAAATCCAGATCCAG AGGCCCATGATTATTTTGTTGAATACATTTCAAAGGCTTATCAGGCCCTGACAGATCCAGTCTCTCGGGAGAATTTTGAAAAGTATGGCCACCCTGATGGCAGGCAG GGGCTTCAAATGGGTATAGCGCTACCTCCATTCCTGTTGAATATTGATGGAGCATCAGGTGGAATACTTCTTTTGGGGATAGTTGGAGTATGCATCCTTCTTCCTTTGGTGTTGGCTGTTATATATCTTTCAAGATCAGCCAAATATACTGGAAATTATGTGATGCACCAAACATTGTCTGCCTACTACTATTTCATGAAACCTTCTTTAGCCCCAAG CAAGGTCCTGGGTGTATTTATAAAAGCTGCAGAATTCATGGAAATTCCAGTACGGCGAAGTGATGGGGAACCCCTTCAGAAATTATTTATGTTGGTTAGGAGTGAGCTAAACTTGGACCTTAAGAATATTCGCCAAGAACAAGCCAAGTTTTGGAAGCAGCATCCAGCTTTAGTAAAG GCAGAATTGTTGATCCAAGCCCAGTTGACTCGTGAGTCTAAAGCTCTGACACCAGCTTTGTTGCGTGATTTTAGACGTATGCTAGAGCTTTCACCCCGCCTTCTTGAGGAACTAGTGAAG ATGGCATTACTACCACGTACTGCTCAAGGGCATGGATGGTTGAGACCTGCTATTGGCGTGGTTGAGCTTTCTCAGAATATCATTCAG GCTGTTCCGCTAAGTGCTAGAAAGGTTGCTGGGGGATCTAGTGAAGGTGTTGCACCCTTTCTACAGTTGCCGCATTTTAGCGAGGCCATAGTTAAAAAGATAGCACGGAAG AAAGTGCGAACGTTTCAAGAGCTTCGTGACATGACCTTAGAAGACCAGGTTGAACTGCTGACTCAGGTTGCTGGATTATCTTCTACTGAAACCAAAGATGTGGAGATGGTTCTTGAAATGATGCCTTCCTTGACAGTTGATATCACGTGTGAAACAGAAGGTGAAGAGGGGATACAAGAGGGTGACATAGTCACTATGCATGTTTGGATCACACTCAAGCGTGGGAGTGGCCTAGTTGCTGCTCTTCCCCATGCTCCTTACTACCCCTTCTTCAAGGAGGAGAACTTTTGGTTACTGCTTGCGGACCCTGTCTCTAATGATGTGTGGATCTCCCAAAAGGTGAGCTTCATGGAGGAGGCTGTGGCCATAACTGCAGCGTCCAAAGCAATTcaggagttgaaggaagtgtcaGGGGCAAGTCTGAAGGAGACAAATGCAGCTGTTAGAGAAGCTGTTGAAAGAGTAAAAAGTGGGTCAAGGTTAGTCATGGGCAAGTTCCAGGCTCCTGGTGAAGGAAATTACAACTTGACTGCATTCTGCTTGTGCGACTCTTGGATCGGTTGTGATAAGAAGACAAACctaaagataaaaatattgaaaCGAAGTCGAGCCGGTACAAGGACTGGTGCCTTGTCAGAAGAGGGAGCTGGTATGGAAGAGGGGATTGAGGAGGAAGAGcaggaagaagaagatgaatatGAGGATTATGAGAGTGAATACAGCGAAGATGAAGAGGATGAAAAAGATTCGAAGAGGAATGGAGTTGTGCCCGCTGCTggtgctgctgctgctgctgaaAGTTCGGACAATGAGTGA